Below is a genomic region from Pseudomonas frederiksbergensis.
GGGACTGTCATCGGGAATCAGCGTCGACAGTGGCAAGCTCGCCGCTTTGACCGTCGCGCTACCCAACGCGAGTGTGTACGGCCCTGCCCCGCGAGCGAGGAACACCACCTGGGTCGAGCGTACGGCATAGCGCACTGCCGGCGCTTGTGCGCCCAAGCCGCCGCCGCGCTCATCGACGGTCAGTTTCAACTGCTGCACCACATGGCCAGGCAGCTGCAATTGGTTTTGCACCACGTCCTGACCATTTTGCATCAGCCGATAGAGCAAACCGCTGCTCAAGGTCTGCCACGGCAAGCTGCTTTCGCGACGCCCCGACAGGGTCACCGGCGCCAGGCTGTTGGCCTGACTTAACTCAATCTGCAACTGCTCGACGCTCAAGCCCATCGGCAATTGCCAGGTGTATTCGCCGGCCTTGGTGCTGCTGCCGGCCAACGGCTCGGACCAGACCAACGGCTGCGGCAGATAACTGGAACTGGCGCTTTGCAGTTGCGCCGAGGTCAGCACGGGGGCCGCCTGCGGGGCATTCCACAGCAAGCGCAGATAACGCGCGCTCTGCCCCGGCAATCCAACTTCATGCTGCTCGACCCGTTCGTCGGCAAACGACAACCGCGCCACCTGCCCTTCGCCCCACGACTGCCAATGCTGCAAATCGTCACTGGCCTCGATGCTGAAACGCTGGAAACCGTCCTGCTCGCTGGTCCAGTCGAGGATCAACTGCTGCAACGGCACCTTGATCGCACTGGCATCCAGCAACCAGCCGCGCAGTACTGCTTCGCCAGCCTTGAGCTGATTTGATGGCTGGACTTCCACCAGCGTGCCATTGGCGTTCGACTGCACGCGCACGCTCGGCACCGCCTCACGGGCAGAGGCCGAGTCGTAAAGCGGGAACCACTTAACGTCACTCACCACAAGACTCTCGCGGCTCTGCGCCTGCTCCCGCGCCAGCGAATAGGCCTGCACCTCACCGGCAGCGTTGAACACCCGCACATCACCGAGATCGGTCTGGCGCGCATTCAATTGCACTGCCAGCGGCAAATCGAGGCGATACCACGGCCCCTCACCGCTCAGGCTCAACGGCACCTGTGTGGTGAAGTCTGCCGGTGCTTCTTGAGCCGTGACCGACAACGCCACACAGAGTCCAACAGCGCCCAGCGACCACTTCAGATTCAAGACGACACTCCTTCAGACTCATTAGCCGGATTTTCAGGCCCAGGCGTTGGTTCGGCACGTTTGGGCGGCAGCGGTGCGAAATAGCCCACTACCAGCAGCAACACGCCCACGCCGATAAACGACACGATCCGCGCCAGCCCGCCGCGGTGACTCAATTCGACAAAGACCAGTTTGGCGACCACCAGCGCAATCAACGCCGCACCGACCAGCCAGACTTCCCGACGATGGCGCAAATGGCCGCCGATCATCAGGCTCAGGGCAATCAGGGTCCAGACGATCGACAAGCCCGCCTGCACCAACATCGACTCCAGCAAGGCATCCAGCTCAAACGGCACACCACCCCAATGGTGGGCGCTGCGCATCACCAGCGCGGTGAAGAAGGCAAACAGCGAAACCCCGGCCACTACTTGCGTGGCGCGCTCGGTGTAACCGGCGCGATTCGCCAATTGGCTGACCGCACTGCGCGACCAGACATAAACGCCGAACAAGGCAAATAGCAGGCCGATTTCCAGCGGATTGAGCAACGGCAGATAAGGCAGCGGTTCGGCGGTGCCGTCACTGGCGATGTTCGCCAGCCAGAACCAGCCGAGCATCAGCAGCGCCAGCGGCAGTGCGGCGTACACGCGGTACTCGCGGGCATACGCCGACACCGGCCACGGCCACGCGCGGGGTGCGGCCATCAGCACCAGATACAGGCTTGGCAGGATCGCCCAACCCAGCCAGCGCCAGGCGTTGTACTGCTCGGACAGCACCAGCAAGCCGTAACGCAGCTCCAGCGCCAACACGCCGATCAACAGCCAGCAACCCAGCACGTGAGCAGCGCTCAATACGCGCGCGGGGAGCATCGGCGTCAAGCGTCGCAACGAGATGAAATGCACCCCGAACACCGCCGCCCATGCCAGCCAGCCGATATTCGCCGCCGGGTGATAACGCGAGTGCCAGGCTGCGACCAACACCAGCGCCGCCGCTGGAGTCAGCAAAGTGCAGAGCACGCCCAGTGCCGGCCATTGCAATCGCCGGGACAACAACGTCCACAACGCAACACTCAGCGCCGCGATGCCCAGCAACAGCGTGGCTTGCAGGTTCAGCGGCGCAAACCGTAGCACTTCGCTAATCGACGCCAGTGCCCACCACGCTGCGCCCCACACCAGCAACAACTCGGACAAACGTCGTAAGCTCAAGGCATCAAACGCGCTGGCATGATTGCCAAGCTGCAAACGCCAAGCGCCGACCATC
It encodes:
- a CDS encoding DUF3999 domain-containing protein: MNLKWSLGAVGLCVALSVTAQEAPADFTTQVPLSLSGEGPWYRLDLPLAVQLNARQTDLGDVRVFNAAGEVQAYSLAREQAQSRESLVVSDVKWFPLYDSASAREAVPSVRVQSNANGTLVEVQPSNQLKAGEAVLRGWLLDASAIKVPLQQLILDWTSEQDGFQRFSIEASDDLQHWQSWGEGQVARLSFADERVEQHEVGLPGQSARYLRLLWNAPQAAPVLTSAQLQSASSSYLPQPLVWSEPLAGSSTKAGEYTWQLPMGLSVEQLQIELSQANSLAPVTLSGRRESSLPWQTLSSGLLYRLMQNGQDVVQNQLQLPGHVVQQLKLTVDERGGGLGAQAPAVRYAVRSTQVVFLARGAGPYTLALGSATVKAASLPLSTLIPDDSPKRLATLGQAKVEGAAVMTSQASAVAPIVPGTHWKKIGLWAVLLLGVAGLAGMAFSLLRKPPVKS